In Alphaproteobacteria bacterium, one genomic interval encodes:
- the fabF gene encoding beta-ketoacyl-ACP synthase II: MRRVVVTGLGMVTPLAAGVEATWQRLIAGESGIRAIETFDVSDIASKIAGLVPTGDGPGLFNPDSAMPAHERRRLDTFIVYAMAAAVEAVEDSGWAPQDEPSRERTGVLIGSGIGGLPVIYEGSITLYERGPRRISPHFIPSALINLAAGHVSIRYGFKGPNHAVVTACSTGAHAIGDAGRLIALDDADVMVVGGTEAAVCRLGLAGFAAARALSTRYNDEPTRASRPWDQGRDGFVMGEGAGIIVLEELEHARARGAKIYAELTGYGMSGDAYHATAPAEDGSGGFRSMSAALKRSGLRPQDIDYINAHGTSTPKGDEVELGAIKRLFGDHAYTLSMSSTKSAIGHLLGAAGSVEAIFSILAMKHGIVPPTLNLEDPSPGCDIDLVPLVAKKRTVRHVLSNSFGFGGTNASLIFSPCV; this comes from the coding sequence GTGAGGCGCGTCGTTGTTACGGGTCTGGGCATGGTCACGCCTCTGGCCGCCGGGGTCGAGGCGACCTGGCAACGCCTGATTGCCGGCGAAAGTGGCATCCGCGCCATTGAAACGTTCGACGTGTCGGATATTGCCTCGAAGATCGCCGGCCTGGTGCCGACCGGTGACGGGCCGGGGCTGTTCAATCCCGACAGCGCCATGCCGGCGCATGAACGCCGCCGCCTGGATACCTTCATCGTCTACGCCATGGCGGCCGCCGTCGAGGCGGTGGAAGATTCAGGCTGGGCGCCACAGGACGAGCCGTCGCGAGAGCGAACCGGCGTTCTTATCGGCTCCGGAATCGGTGGCCTGCCGGTCATCTATGAAGGGTCCATCACGCTCTATGAGCGCGGGCCGCGGCGTATCAGCCCCCATTTCATCCCCTCGGCCCTGATCAATCTGGCAGCCGGCCATGTGTCGATCCGCTATGGCTTTAAGGGGCCTAATCACGCGGTGGTCACCGCCTGCTCCACCGGCGCCCACGCCATCGGCGATGCCGGCCGGCTGATCGCCCTGGATGACGCCGATGTCATGGTGGTTGGCGGAACGGAAGCCGCCGTCTGCCGGCTTGGCCTGGCCGGCTTCGCCGCCGCTCGCGCCCTGTCCACCCGCTACAATGACGAGCCGACCCGCGCCTCCCGGCCGTGGGACCAGGGTCGTGACGGTTTCGTCATGGGCGAGGGTGCTGGCATCATCGTGCTGGAGGAGCTGGAGCACGCCCGTGCCCGCGGCGCCAAAATCTATGCGGAGTTGACCGGCTACGGCATGTCCGGTGATGCCTATCACGCGACGGCGCCGGCGGAGGATGGCAGCGGCGGATTCCGCTCCATGTCTGCGGCCCTCAAGCGGTCGGGCCTGCGGCCGCAGGACATCGACTATATCAACGCTCATGGCACCTCCACGCCAAAAGGCGACGAGGTGGAGCTGGGGGCGATCAAGCGCCTGTTTGGCGACCACGCCTACACGCTGTCCATGTCGTCCACCAAGTCGGCCATCGGCCATCTTCTGGGTGCGGCCGGCAGCGTCGAGGCGATTTTCTCCATTCTCGCTATGAAGCATGGCATCGTGCCGCCGACCCTCAACCTGGAAGACCCGTCGCCTGGATGTGACATAGATCTGGTGCCGCTGGTGGCGAAAAAGCGCACCGTCCGCCATGTGCTGTCCAACTCCTTCGGGTTCGGTGGCACCAACGCTTCGCTGATCTTCAGCCCCTGCGTTTAG
- a CDS encoding acyl carrier protein, protein MSDVSDRVKKIVVEHLGVDESKVTESASFIDDLGADSLDTVELVMAFEEEFGCEIPDEAAEKIVTVKDAITYIDSNAG, encoded by the coding sequence ATGAGTGACGTCTCGGATCGCGTGAAGAAAATCGTCGTCGAACATCTTGGGGTTGATGAGTCCAAGGTAACGGAAAGCGCCAGCTTTATTGACGACCTCGGGGCGGACAGCCTCGACACCGTCGAGCTGGTGATGGCCTTCGAGGAAGAGTTCGGCTGCGAGATTCCGGACGAGGCCGCGGAGAAAATCGTTACCGTCAAGGACGCCATCACCTATATCGACAGCAACGCCGGCTGA
- the fabG gene encoding 3-oxoacyl-[acyl-carrier-protein] reductase, which translates to MTFDLTGRVALVTGASGGIGGAIARDLVAGGARVVVSGTRHAALQALAADLGDSAVVAPCDLSDMAAVDALPAQAAQAAGQAIDILVNNAGITRDNLAMRMKDEEWDTVLQVNLTAGFHLARALLRGMLKARWGRIISITSVVAATGNAGQANYAAAKAGVTGLTKALAQEVAARQITVNCVAPGFIRTAMTDGLGEDRTAALLSAIPAGRLGQPEDVAGAVRFLASEQAAYITGQTLHVNGGMAMI; encoded by the coding sequence ATGACATTCGATCTCACAGGCCGGGTGGCCCTGGTGACCGGCGCATCCGGCGGCATTGGCGGAGCCATCGCCCGTGACCTTGTGGCCGGTGGCGCCCGCGTCGTGGTCTCCGGCACCCGCCATGCCGCGTTGCAGGCGCTGGCCGCCGATCTCGGCGACAGCGCGGTCGTGGCGCCGTGTGATCTGTCGGACATGGCGGCGGTGGACGCCCTGCCGGCGCAGGCCGCCCAGGCCGCCGGTCAGGCGATTGATATCCTGGTCAACAATGCGGGCATCACGCGGGACAATCTGGCGATGCGCATGAAGGACGAGGAATGGGACACCGTCCTGCAGGTCAACCTGACCGCCGGCTTTCACCTGGCGCGCGCCTTGTTGCGGGGCATGCTGAAGGCGCGTTGGGGACGCATCATCTCCATCACTTCGGTGGTCGCCGCCACCGGCAATGCGGGCCAGGCGAACTATGCCGCGGCCAAGGCCGGCGTCACCGGTCTGACCAAGGCTCTCGCCCAGGAAGTGGCGGCGCGTCAGATCACGGTCAATTGCGTCGCGCCGGGCTTCATCAGGACGGCCATGACCGATGGCCTTGGCGAAGACCGTACCGCGGCCTTGCTGTCGGCAATTCCCGCCGGGCGTCTCGGCCAGCCGGAAGACGTGGCTGGCGCGGTTCGCTTTCTGGCCAGCGAGCAGGCCGCCTACATCACTGGCCAGACCCTGCACGTCAATGGCGGCATGGCGATGATCTGA
- the fabD gene encoding ACP S-malonyltransferase: MGAFAFVFPGQGSQAVGMGQDLAAAFAAARMAFEEVDDALGERLSRLIAEGPESDLQLTRNTQPALLAASMAVVRALEGELGRPLGQAATCVAGHSLGEYTALTAVAALSLGDAARLLRQRGDAMQQAVPADAGAMAAILGLDLAAVENLAADAARAAGAGLVCEVANDNTPDQIVVSGDRLAVEQAIVLAGERGARRAVPLPVSAPFHCRLMAPAAEVMDAALAAVALSPLAAPLIANVTAQAVTQPSLVRDLLVRQVTGRVRWRESVAALRAAGVDTVVELGPGRVLSGLVRRCDRDLTVASAADPASLDGVLKLLG, from the coding sequence TTGGGCGCCTTCGCATTCGTCTTTCCGGGCCAGGGCAGCCAGGCCGTCGGCATGGGGCAGGACCTTGCTGCCGCCTTTGCGGCGGCGCGCATGGCCTTCGAGGAAGTGGACGACGCCCTGGGCGAACGCCTGTCCCGGCTGATCGCCGAGGGACCGGAAAGCGACCTGCAGCTCACGCGCAATACCCAGCCCGCCCTGCTCGCCGCCAGCATGGCTGTGGTACGCGCGCTTGAAGGCGAGCTTGGCCGACCGCTCGGTCAGGCGGCGACCTGTGTCGCCGGCCACTCGTTGGGGGAATATACCGCGCTGACGGCGGTTGCCGCCCTGTCTCTTGGCGATGCGGCTCGTTTGCTGCGCCAGCGCGGCGACGCCATGCAACAGGCCGTTCCCGCCGATGCCGGCGCCATGGCCGCCATTCTCGGCCTCGATCTCGCCGCCGTTGAAAATCTCGCCGCCGATGCCGCCCGCGCGGCGGGTGCCGGCCTGGTCTGCGAGGTGGCCAACGACAATACGCCCGACCAGATCGTCGTCAGCGGCGACCGTCTGGCGGTGGAGCAGGCCATTGTCCTGGCCGGCGAACGAGGCGCTCGCCGGGCGGTGCCCCTGCCGGTCAGCGCGCCCTTTCATTGCCGGCTCATGGCCCCGGCGGCGGAGGTCATGGACGCTGCGCTGGCGGCGGTGGCTCTTTCGCCATTGGCCGCGCCGCTGATCGCCAACGTCACGGCCCAGGCCGTCACCCAGCCGTCGCTGGTTCGCGACCTGCTGGTCCGCCAGGTGACCGGCCGAGTGCGCTGGCGAGAGAGTGTTGCGGCGCTGCGTGCCGCCGGCGTGGACACCGTTGTCGAACTGGGTCCGGGCCGGGTTCTGTCCGGTCTGGTGCGCCGCTGTGATCGTGATCTGACGGTCGCCAGCGCAGCCGATCCGGCTTCACTGGATGGCGTACTCAAGCTGCTTGGTTAA
- the rpsF gene encoding 30S ribosomal protein S6 yields MSYYECVFIARQDVSQGQVDSLTEAMSAVVTGNGGAVAGTESWGLKNLAYRIKKNRKGHYVLMNIEAPHAAIEELDRQMRLNEDIIRHLTIRLDALNTEPSAMLQNRGARPGGRRGDDRDDDRPRRSRSDDGDDERPRRSRSDDDDDRPRRRSSGDES; encoded by the coding sequence TTGTCTTACTACGAGTGCGTCTTCATCGCCCGACAGGACGTATCGCAGGGCCAGGTTGACAGCCTGACCGAGGCGATGTCCGCGGTGGTGACCGGCAATGGCGGCGCCGTCGCCGGGACCGAAAGCTGGGGTCTGAAAAACCTCGCCTACCGGATCAAGAAAAACCGCAAAGGCCACTATGTGCTGATGAACATAGAGGCGCCGCACGCGGCGATTGAAGAACTCGACCGCCAGATGCGGTTGAACGAGGATATCATCCGTCATCTGACGATCCGTCTTGATGCCCTCAACACCGAACCGTCGGCCATGCTGCAGAACCGCGGCGCGCGGCCGGGCGGACGGCGTGGCGATGACCGCGACGATGATCGCCCGCGGCGCAGCCGCAGCGATGATGGCGACGACGAACGGCCGCGGCGCAGCCGCAGCGACGATGATGACGACAGGCCGCGCCGGCGCAGCTCGGGAGATGAGTCATGA
- the rpsR gene encoding 30S ribosomal protein S18 has product MSNARGGFGGRRPFFRRRKTCPFSGANAPVIDYKDVKLLQRFVSERGKIVPSRITAVSAKKQRALAQAIKRARFLALLPYSVQ; this is encoded by the coding sequence ATGAGTAACGCACGCGGTGGGTTCGGCGGTCGGCGGCCGTTTTTCCGTCGCCGCAAGACGTGCCCCTTCTCCGGCGCCAATGCGCCGGTGATCGACTACAAGGACGTCAAGTTGTTGCAGCGCTTCGTTTCAGAGCGTGGCAAGATCGTCCCCAGTCGCATCACCGCGGTTTCGGCCAAGAAGCAGCGGGCGCTGGCGCAGGCAATCAAGCGGGCGCGTTTCCTGGCCCTCTTGCCCTATTCCGTGCAGTAG